The sequence GGGAATACGCCTGCTTTTTTCGGTTCCCAGGTAAGAGTTCTGGTTTCGCCAGGCATAACCAGCAGTTCAGCATTTTGAGCACCCAGCATGGCAAAACCGTGCGGTACATCCCAGTCTTGTTCGAGATTGGTGACATGGAAGAACACTTTATCTCCTACCTTTATACCTTCAATATTATCCGGTGTAAAGTGAGATCGGATTGTTGTCATATATACGTGAACTTCGTTTCCTTCTCTTACAATTCGTGTATCCGCTTCGCTTTTTACAGCATCGGGATGATTGTTATCCTCAAGGGGATAGAACCGTACCTGGTTTTCTTTTACAATATCAGCCGGAATTGCCTGTGCGTAGTGAGGCTCACCGTCTGTGGGAAAGTCCAGGAGTAACTCCATCTTCTCGCCCGAAATATCGATCAGTTGGGCAGAGTGGAACAGCTCGGGACCTGTTGGAAGATAGCGGTCTTTGGTAATCTTGTTCAGTGCTACAAGATATTTACCCCATGGCTGACGACTGTCTCCTCCGGGGATCATCAGGTGACCAGGAGAGTAGTAGGCATCAATTCGGTCTACAACCTCAAAGGTTTCGAGGCTCCACTTTACAATTTCTGAGGAGATGAACGCCGTTGTGTAGGCATAACCATTTCCGTCGAACTCTGTGTGAAGCGTTCCGATGCCGGCATTTTCCACCTCAGCCTGGATAACTGAATCGTAATTAAGAACAGGTATACCGTCTACTTCACCCTCAAAATCTTCATTTTCAATCGCCTGTATCATATTTTCAAACGAGTGAACCGGAAGTACGGATGATAATTTACCACCACCAACGATATAGCGGCCTGTTGGGTCCACATCCACACCGTGCGGAGATTTTGGAGTTGGCAGGTAATAAATAATTCCGGGGTGTTCTGTTGGATCAAGCACACGAACGGTTTCAATCACTTCGGATTTGGCTCTCTGTTCGTCATGATCTATATAATTCCGGTAGTGTTCGCCCGGAACCACCCGTCCCTCTCCGTTGGCAGCCAGTTCGGAAGCTTTTTTCCAGTTAACGGCGGCAATAAAATCCTTGTCGTTTCTGGATGCATTGACTTCCAGGAGAGTGTTTGCCTCTTCAGTATTGTACGTTGTATAGAATGCCCAGTCTTCAGAAGGTCCTTTACCGGCATGAGAAAGATCGTAATTATAGCCGGGGACCAATATTTGAAAATCGACACTCATTTCCCCATCATCAGCAACTTTAATATAGGAGAGAGTTCCCTTGAAGTTTTCGGCATACGATGAGATCGGAACATCTTGGTTCTCCAGGTTTTCCTGGTCCATCGGAATACTGAAACGGGTAGCTGCGGATACATAATCTGTATTTACAGTCACAAAAGAAGAGGCGTGATTACCGGCCGAATTTGGAATCTCAATAATTTCGGCGGTTTGAAAAGTGCTCAGATCAATTCTTGCAATACGAGGTGTATTGTTTCCATTGATAAATACCCAACGCCCATCTGGTACACCGTTTGTTTGAGATATTTCGGGGTGGTGGGCATCATCCCAGGGTATAAATCCGTGGGAGGTTTGAAGCATCGGTTTTGTCTCTTCGGAGTAACCGTATCCGTTTACAGGTGCCTGAGAAAATACAGGTACGGTATAGAGATGGCGACCTGACGGAATTCCGTATACAGTTAATTGTCCGCTGTATCCGCCTGAGAAGAGCCCGTAAAATTCATCGTGTTCTCCCGGGGCTACATATACTTTTTGTGCGGCGTCGCTCGAACCGGCTAAATTTTGCTGTGAAGGGCATCCGTACAGAAGGATACCGAGCACGGCAATCAGCGGTACGGACCACCAAAAAAGTCGTTTGTTTTTATTTTTTGTTTGCATGGTTTTAGTTGTTTTGTGAGTAGTAATGGTTATGATTGGTTTTCATCTTCAAGTGTTCTGAAATATTCCACGATAGCCCTGGCTTGCTCTATCGTTACATTTTGATAGGGCATGGGAGACATATATTCCTGCATCATCTTGATTCCTTCGGGATGTTTTTTGGTCATCTCATCAGGATTCATAATCATATTCATGATATAAGCAGGAGATCTTCGGTCCAGGATGTCATTTGAAGCGGGTCCGATATATCGTTCCGTAGGTTTATGGCATGCTGTACATTTGGCCTCGTAGACCTCTTTGCCTTGTGCTGCCAGTTCGGGATCGAGTTCTCCCAACTCTACGACCTCGGTAACCGGCCCGATTCCGTGTTCCAGCTCAAATTCAGTCAGTCCCTGTTCATTGGTCTGGTTGGAATCTTCAGTTTGTTGTTCGGATGACTCTCCACCGCAGGCATTGAATACCAGGAGTGTAAGAGCCAGGATGATGATTTGAATAATTCTGTGTTTCATAAGTTTTAGTATTAAGAGTATTTAGTCTTAAATAAGGTTAAATTTTTTGGTCCCACTCTGCAAGTTCACGAATGGTTACGGTTTCAACCATCTGTTCCATTTTTATTTTTAAATTCGTCCACTCCTCGTGAATTGGGCAGGCCTTGTGATTTTGAAAAATCGGAAGCCCAAGAGCACATTCAGGTATAGCATAATCTTTATCCAGGCTTTTAATAATCTCCTGAATGGTAATATCCTCCGCATTTCTGGCGAGTTTAACCCCGCCATTGGGGCCTTTGTAAGACTCCAGAATTTGTGCTTGTGTAAGATGCTGCAACACTTTCGTTAAAAAATGGAAGGATATGTCAAGTTCATCACTCAATTCCCGAATGGTTACAAACCCCTCGCCTTGTCTGCCAGCCAGCAGAACAGAAGCTCGAAGTCCATAAATACAGGAGTATGAAAGTGACATAAAAGTTTAAAGACTATTTTATCTTAATATACTACATTTTTTGATTGGCAAACAAGCTCAGATGAAATTTTTTTCGGACCAACGGGAATTAAAACAGTTGATTATTTAGATACTGAAAGAAACAACACAAATTTATTTAAGAATGAAGTACATGGTTATCGGAAAAAGAACCACTTTATATTTGTTTGAAAATATTTCTGAGGATTAATGATTGAAAAAGTCCCGAAAGGGCGTAATCTGGAACGCATGTTGATAGGCTTCTGCCCCTTTGGGGCTGTCTTGCTGGGTGTTGCCTATTCTCATAGCGCGTTGCGCTATGCTGTTGACCGGCGCCCCATTCGGGGCTTAAAAACCGATACTCTTATTCAACATAATTGTCCAATTGTGTCTATTTTTGAACGGTTCATACACGTTCAACTATCGAAGCAATTTTCACGATTGGGTGCTCAAATTTTATAGTGAAATGCCCTGACGGGGCTTTATCAACAGCATAGTCCCGAAAGGGATTTTCGGGGCTATGTCCTAATGGCAAATTATGAGTAAGCCCTGAAAAGGCGAAAGCCCATAACCGTGTTGCTGTAAGGCTTATGGTTTTTTGGAGCTTTTAATTATTTGATATGTCTTCATGACGGATATGGGATAATTATATTTGATTTTGTCTAACCTAATAAACAACGGCCGGACCGGCTACAGAGAGGGAAATAATTGCCAGGTAAAAGGAAGATCAATCGTTTAAGTTTTTAAGTTGGCTTAAGCCATTTCACATGCTTGATATAGTTCAAGTCTGATAAATAACTTTAATAATAAAATCATAAAACAGCCCGCAAATACACGAAAATTAATTGGTGTTTTTGTGTTTTAGTGGCTTTCCTTTTTCACGTAATCTTTTAAACGATTGTACACTAATGCTTTAAATTTCTGTAACTAACAACCCGGTTCCAGATCAGCCATGCAAAAAGAAAAATACTACTCACAAGAAACCCCCGGCCCATGATCTTGAGATTTACCATCCCGCCATCAACAAAATACCCCGAAATCAACAGGAGTAATCCGGTATTAAATAAAGTTATCATACACCAGGCCAAAACTCCCGGGCCTCTTGCTTTGCCTTTAAGAAAACGGGGAAACATCCAATATGCGGTTCCCATCACAAACTGAATGAGCCAGCCCCAGATTGCAGTTTCAAAGTGAATTGGCAACAGTGCCCAGACTCCCGGATGCAGCGGCTGAACTTTGTGGAACAGAAGTACTCCTCCAATACCCACAGCAACTGCCAGGTAAAACAGTGAGAGTCGAAGCATCATAACGGTCTGGGCAGGCATCAGGTTGACCTCCGCTTACGTTTTTTCTTTGGCTGAACCCGGGGCCAGATCTCAGCTACATAAAACAGAATACCGCCCAACTGAAGAAGAATCGAAACGCTGATTATACCCATCATCCATAGATTTTCTGTAAAAAAGGGGAGAAAGGGTTCACTTAAAAAACGGATGATAAGTCCTGTATTCAGACACCAGAAAGAAGCCAATGCAGAAAATGTCTCTGTTTTTTTGCGGTCTCTTCGTTTTCTTGGAAACATCCAGATGGATACACCCATGATGACCTGTGTGACCCATCCAATCACAATCATATGCCAGTAAACGGGCAAGAGTAAAGTTCCAGAATCGATGAACGGCAATTCAGACAGGAATGCTAACACTATTCCCAGGAAGAGATAGATCATCCCGGATTTGATAAACCAACGTGTGATTCTCGGCATTTTGGTTTCTTATTTGAGTTTGATTTTAAAGTCTGTTAGATGTCTCAGGGCGTTCTTATTGATGAGTATCCTCCTTCAAAAGGGACTTTATCCTAAATTGAGGCTGTCCAAAAAGGATGTGAGAGAAATCAATATTTTCATTTTTGTCATACCGGACCCCGATCCGGTATCTCCAAGCATAGTTAAAGAGTGGAGATTCTGAATCGAGTTCAGAATGACATCCTTTTAGGACAGCCTCGGAATTAAACCAACTTTGATTAAAATGCCACGGGAAACATCAAACCCCAATCCTGAATCCCACGGCATGATTCAACATCATCTCTGCTTAGGCAGCAATTAGTTTTTCAGCTTTTTTAAACAGGATGTTATTCTCCAGGTGAACGTGCTTATGCAGATCTTCTTCAAATCCTGCAAGATTCTGGTAGAGAATTTGGTACGTTTTGCATGCATCCGCGGGCGGAGTAAAATCATTACTCAGCTTTCGAATATTAGCCATAACCTGGCCCGCTCCGTCGTGGTCATCCTCCATCAGGGTAAGCTGACCTTTTAATTTTTCTTTTTCAGCTTCAAGCAGGGATTCTCCGTTTTTTAGCTTTGCTGATATATTTTTAATCAATGGGAATACAGTTGCCTCTTCGGCTTCCAGATGTTCTGTTAACTCGTTTGAAAGAGTAACGAAAGACTTAAAGATCTCAACATTTTCGGGATACTGTTCGCCGTAAACCCGGGCTACTTTAGCGGCATAAGCTGAAATTTCATCCGTCTTTTTCCGAACAAATGAATGATGCGTATTGATGATGTAATCAATCAAAAAATCGGCTTCCCATTCGCTGTAATTGTGGTCTCCGGAAGTATTACTATCTGCAATATCAAGGAGTTTACCGACAACCTCTTCTAAAGCTATGTCTCGCTTCTGGCACACTTCATTCAGCGATTTACCGCCTCCGCAACAGAAGTCGATGCCGAACTCTTTAAAAACTCCGGCTGCGTGATAGTTTTCTGTTACAATGTCTCCGATTCTCTTAGAAGCTAAGTTTTCATTATTCATCATAGTGATAGATATAGATTTGGGGTTAAAGTAAAACACGGTCAAAATTGAAGGTTGTTCAACCGTGTTGGTTTAAAATGTTTGTCATGAAGTTTCGGCTACCCGAAGAATTCCCTTCATTCCGCCAAAATAGTGTCCCGGGAATGTGCATACATATTCATATTCACCGGGATTGTCAGGTACGGTAAATTCAATGGTGGATGTCTCTCCACCGCCAATCATTGACGTTGTTGCAATTACCTGCTCTTCATATTCAGGCGCGATGTATTCGGTATCGGGCGCTGCCATGGAGGCGAGTACAAATTCTTCCACATTTGTGTCAAGATCTACAATCGCAAGATTATGAGACATCGCCTGTGGCGGCATGTTACTTTTTACATCCAGTACAATCCGAATGGTTTCGCCGGGTTCGGCTTCAATCAGTGTTTCGCTGAACTGCATATTGTCCTGCCCGATGACGGTAATGGTTCGAATATCATCCGACTGGGCAAATCCTGAATTCATAAACAGAACTGCCAGGAAAAGTGTAAGTGTGGTTTTAATCAGTGTTTTCATTGTCTTATGGTTTGATTTTAAAAAAATTCGTGTAGTTGTTTAATTAACTTCAGTTCGAGATAAGAAACTTGAATATTGCGCTCCCCTCCTGCCTGCCCTCGATACCTCGGGGTGCAAGGAGGGGACTTTTTCAATGCTTTTGCCTTCATTTTATCTGGAACTGACGTTATTTAATTAGTTGAAGGAGATTAACTTCCTTTTATTTGATTTTTCTGTATTTCATTATTGATCCATTCGGCCGCTTCCTCAACAGGCTGATTTAATCCCTCCAGCCTGTGAGCAATTCTGCCCTTTCATCCAGAACGGTTACGAGGTTTGAATGGCTGAAATGGCCGTCACTTTTTTGAGCATATTGAACGCCCAGAAGCATGGCCAGTTCGCGAATATCAGCCGGTTTTGCGGTTGTAAAATGCCATTGGGGAATATTCAGATCTTGTTTGATAGCATAGTTTCTCAGCACCTCCGGGGTGTCATTCTCAGGATCAAAGGTGACTGCCAAAATGTTAACTTCTGACCGGAGACTCTCATCTACAGCTTCAAATACACGCCGTGCATCACGGATCAAAATCGGACAGACCTGTGTGCAGTTCCCGTAAAACATGACCACTACAACGGGGTTTCCCTGTAGATCCGCAAGCTGAAAACTCTCACCGCGATGATCAGTCCACGAAGCATCCATGTGATAGACAGAGTGCTCGCTTTGAACCGGTTGTGCCTTCATGGCATTGTGATTCATATGCTGTGCAATTGCGCTTTGAGCAACCAGGAGAATCAATAATCCGGTTGATAGTGTTTGAAATAATTTCATAACGATTTCTCGGCTTGTTGTTTCGTTTTACCGGCATCATAAGCGCATCGAAAACCTACCATGCCTGTTGTCATTTTTGGGTTAAAACTCATTCGTGTGATATATCTCACAGAGGCGGCGTAACTGTACGTATTGCCCAGTTTTTGCATGCGCCCAACCGTACCGCAGTCCAGTGATATCTCATTGCTGATGGGCGGTTTGAAATCCTCCACCCACTCCATAATCAATCCGAATTGGTCTTTTATACCGTGCCGGTTTTCGATATCCGTACTTCCCACCGTTTTTGTGTTTTGAACATCCACGGCAGAGTACCACCCCATCAGTTCGTTGGCGAACTCATTCATCTCCTCAGCAGAGTCAAAATCCATGAGCTGGGCCGAGTATTCCCACTCGTTGAGTGTTGGTAATCGTCCGCCGGCCCACCTGCAGTAAGCATTTGCCGCAAACCATGATATCCGGGTAACCGGCTGATACGGTTTTACATTCTCGCCGGGATCCAGATCATCTTTCCAATGTTTCAGATAACCGGAATCGGCATAAATTGCGGGTATATTTGATCGCCGCCACTCTTCGTTTTGTTCAAGGAATTCCAGGAAATCTGCATTGGTTACTGCCAGCTCATCCATATAAAAATCTTCAACCTCAATAGGCTCTCCTTCCACTTCCGGCAGAATGGAGTGAAAGGAGCCACCCGGAATCTGAATCGGATTTTCCTGGGCGAAAGCCTGCTCCGATCCGGCCATGAATGTGGCAAGAATTAGAACGATGAAGGTGATATGTTGTATGAAGTTTGTCATTATTGCTGAGATTATCCGTCTGACCGCTATGAGCGGTCTGACGGATAGGGGTAGCTTACTTTTTTGGGCCTGCTTTCAACGTACCGGTTGCACCTTTTTCTGCATCGGCAAATTCATGATCTATCAGGATGTATTTGCCCTCTTCAGGCACAATCATGTCGATAGTTGCCGAGCCGGATGCACCAACCAAAACGGTTTGCATGCCTCTCATTTCATTAAAGGGGTGCCCTTCCAGCCATACGCGGTCAAAAATTCCGCCGATTACATGGAAGCTTGATGTTCCGCTCGGGCCGTTATTGGAGAAGTGAAGGCGAACACGCTCTCCTGCATTGGCTTTCAGAGGTTGATCATGTAACACAGTTTGATGGCCGTTGAATACAACGTGAGATGGATTTCGGGCCTGGGCTGCTTCAAAATCGTATTGATAGAGTTCACCGGGTCCTTTTGTAAGGTAGTATTCGGATTGCACCACTACATATTCACGGTCAACCTGGTCATCCGTTGGGTACCCGTCTTTCGGGGAAACCACAACAACTCCGTGCTGTCCCATGGCCGTGTGCATCAACACACTTGGTGTTCCGCAGTGGTAGATGTACGTTCCCGGATAGTTTGCCACCCAGTCGAATTTTATGGTTTGTCCCGGTGCGATGGTTCTCCATTTGTCATCTTTTGCCACGGTTCCGGCGTGGAAATCCATGGAGTGTGGCATCGGCATAATACTGCCTTCAGGATTCATAAAAGGATTCTCTGAGATCTGCTTCAAATATGGAGAGGTTTCGGCACCCGGTTCAGAAATGTCAACTATTTCGTCAGAACGGTTTTGCATAGTAAATGTAATACGGTCGCCTTCCTTTACATGAATGACCGGCCCCGGTACAGTTCCGCCAAAAGTCCACGCTCTGTAACGAACGCCATCGGCTACTTCAATTTCCTGGGCAAGGATATCCATCCGTATATCGTGATGTTTATTCCCTTCATAATCAAGGGGAGCAAGGTTCGGCAGCATGGTGATAGTTTCGCCAACAACCGCCGGTCCGTCGTAGTCTTCGGTATAAACTTCAGCTTCGGGCATTCCGAATGTCATGCCGTCAATGGTATACTCTGTTGTTTGAGCATGTGCCAAATAATGGGTAGCTGAAAAGACCAAAAATGTTAAAAGAGTAATTGTTTTTATAAATGTTCTCATTGTGTATTTGATTTATTACTAATAAAAGAGTCCTTTGTCTTTTATTAGGATAAGGATGAAATGTGAATTTAAGATAAAGATGTCTTAATTAGTTTGATCTCTGCCACACCTGCATTTAAAAGCCATTATTGGTGTTATTTCCGCATATACATTCAAAAAAACAGCTCTCTCGAAAGCGGTATGTGAAGAGAATCAAAGTGCGGATGAGGAACGTTGTGTTTAATCGGGAATTCTAAATTTATCCCTCCACTCCAGAATTTTCATTTTAAAATCAGAGTAGATTTCATCTGCCGGAGATTCCGAAGAGTCTTGCAGAAGTTTATTAAAGGTTACTTCAAAGCCATCACAAAACCGACCTTGTAAAAGCATTGCATTTCCCGATTTTGTAGCTCCTTCTCCAAGGTGGCCTTTGTCGGTATCCTGGTTCAGATAATTCTTTGACCTGCTTAAGAATTGCCTTGAATCATTGATATTCCCGGAACGCCACTTTATAAAACCCATCAAAAAAAGTGCTTCTTCATTCGTACTGTTCACAGAAAGAATGTCTGACAGAAGTTCTTCCGCCGGTAGAGGGTCATTATTTAATAGGTGAATCTTAGCCAGCAGCAGGGGGGCACCGGTCTCTTCCAGGTTTAATTTCCACGCTTCCGAGAAATAGAGATAAGCTTTCTCGAGATCGAAGTGCTGATTTTTCGGATCCATGCAAAAATGAAGGGTTCCCAGCCGGAGATTTGTCCTGGGTGCATTCGGCTCCTCCTGTAGCAGTCGATTCCATTTCAGGTTGGCCTTCTCAAATTCCCTGGCCATCAGATGCATGCTCCCTGCATAGTACAGGGCATCTTTGTGATTGCTTTTGAGCTGTAAAGCTTTTGAATATTCTTTCGATGCTTCCCGGTAGAGCTGTTGAGAGCGATATTCCGTAGCTTGATTGTAATGATCCCAAAAACGGGCTTCTATGGTTTCATCAGTGTTCAGAGAACTGCTGGTAGAATTTTGAGGATATTCAACTGAAGACGGAGTCCATTTCCAGATGGCTACACCTGCATACAAAAGGATCATTACAAAAAATGAAAGGACGTGCGCTTTTGATATCATCGGTATGTTCCCTCTCCTTCAATAATCTTGATCTCCCGGTTGGCCGGAATATTCGCAAATTCTTCAATCAGTCCGCTTGGCCATTCAACAATAAGACTATCTGCGGTTTCAGATTCCCGAAGGCCAAAATGTTGTACAAGACTGTTGTGGGAGAGGTAAGACGCCTGCATTCCCACCTGTTTGACCTGGACTCCCCCGGGTGTGATAAGTTGTAGTTTGGTTCCGTATGCAGACCGGTTACTTGTTGTTCCTTCAAGTTCTACCTTTAGCCAATTGTTGGCGGTCTCGGTTTGATTTTTAAGAAGTATTCCCGGCCCGTCGTGGTTTACAATAAACAGGTCAAGCTTGCCGTCGTTATTATAATCGGCATAAGCAGCGCCCCGGCCTACCAGCTCTTCAGAGAAGTACCCTCCGGAAACCTCACCAATTTCATAAAAACCGTCCTCATTATTTCGGTTCCAGTAGAGAAGGTCCCGCATGCCAATCATTTTTTCGGGTTGATCGGTAAGCTGGTTGGTATGTCCGTTGGCAACAAACAGATCGGGGCGTGTATCGTTGTCAATATCAAAAAAGAAAGTACCCCAGCCAACGTAGTCGAGAGAAGATTGACCGAGCCCGTAACGGTCAGCTTCGTCTTTAAAAAACAACATATCATTCCCATCATCAGTCCACATGTTGGAATAGAACGCATTTTCCTGTGCAATCCAATGAGTGATGAAAATGTCCAGGTCTTCATCTCCATTCCAGTCACCCACGGCCAGGCCCATGGACCCACGGTAATCGGCAGCTTTGGCGGGATAACTGATATCAAGAAACTCAAAATTATTCGTGTTCCGATAGAGTGCGTTGTCTGAGACATCATTCGTAACATAGAGCTCGGGGAGGTGATCGTTGGTCAGATCCACCCAGGTTGCTTCCAGTCCCTTACCCTGCGGATTATCCAGGCCCAGTTCTTTAGCAGCTTCCCGGAATGTTCCATCTCCATTGTTGATGAAAAAAAGGTTTCCGGTCGGATCAAAAACAGATGGGTTGATGGAAGGAGGTTCGTGGAGATCTTTAATTTCATTTACATCCGGAATTTCAAAGTAGGAGAGATATCCCGTTACATAGAGATCTATATATCCATCGTTATTGACATCGCCCCATGCTGCTCCGGCCCAAAAATCTTCAAATCCATCGAGGCCGGCTTTTTTTGTGATTTCATTGAAGGTTCCATCACCGTTGTTGCTGAATAAACGAAGCTGGTTATAACCGGTTACCAGGCAGTCAATGGTGCCGTTATTGTCGATATCGGCCCAGGCTGTTCCCATACCGTGCATTCGAAGCTCAAGTCCCGACTCAGCTGTGACATCCGTAAACGTTTCGTTTCCATTGTTCCGATAGAGTTTAGAGGTAGCGGGAGATTGTTGGAACTCCTCATCGGACAGATCCATCGGGCCGGCATTATTCACAACGAACAGATCCTGAAATCCATCGTTATTATAATCGATCCATGCTACTCCGGATCCCATATCTTCCGTAATTCTTGATCCTCGTGTTCCATAGAAGTGCTTAAATTGAATTCCCGTTTCTTGAGTAACATCCTGAAACAGAATGGATGGCAGGTCTTCCGGCAAATCTCTGTCGAGTTTGGATGTAAGACCCTGTGCCTCGGTGACACTCGCTGAACCGGGCGATTGCACCAGCCACCAGACCGATGCAGTGGAGATCAAAAAAACAAGGCTCAATGAGAGCGATGCCCAGGTGATTTTGCGTTGTCTTTT is a genomic window of Balneolaceae bacterium containing:
- the nosZ gene encoding Sec-dependent nitrous-oxide reductase, giving the protein MQTKNKNKRLFWWSVPLIAVLGILLYGCPSQQNLAGSSDAAQKVYVAPGEHDEFYGLFSGGYSGQLTVYGIPSGRHLYTVPVFSQAPVNGYGYSEETKPMLQTSHGFIPWDDAHHPEISQTNGVPDGRWVFINGNNTPRIARIDLSTFQTAEIIEIPNSAGNHASSFVTVNTDYVSAATRFSIPMDQENLENQDVPISSYAENFKGTLSYIKVADDGEMSVDFQILVPGYNYDLSHAGKGPSEDWAFYTTYNTEEANTLLEVNASRNDKDFIAAVNWKKASELAANGEGRVVPGEHYRNYIDHDEQRAKSEVIETVRVLDPTEHPGIIYYLPTPKSPHGVDVDPTGRYIVGGGKLSSVLPVHSFENMIQAIENEDFEGEVDGIPVLNYDSVIQAEVENAGIGTLHTEFDGNGYAYTTAFISSEIVKWSLETFEVVDRIDAYYSPGHLMIPGGDSRQPWGKYLVALNKITKDRYLPTGPELFHSAQLIDISGEKMELLLDFPTDGEPHYAQAIPADIVKENQVRFYPLEDNNHPDAVKSEADTRIVREGNEVHVYMTTIRSHFTPDNIEGIKVGDKVFFHVTNLEQDWDVPHGFAMLGAQNAELLVMPGETRTLTWEPKKAGVFPFYCTDFCSALHQEMQGYARVSPEGSDVPISYGTGE
- a CDS encoding cytochrome c, with protein sequence MKHRIIQIIILALTLLVFNACGGESSEQQTEDSNQTNEQGLTEFELEHGIGPVTEVVELGELDPELAAQGKEVYEAKCTACHKPTERYIGPASNDILDRRSPAYIMNMIMNPDEMTKKHPEGIKMMQEYMSPMPYQNVTIEQARAIVEYFRTLEDENQS
- a CDS encoding Rrf2 family transcriptional regulator, whose translation is MSLSYSCIYGLRASVLLAGRQGEGFVTIRELSDELDISFHFLTKVLQHLTQAQILESYKGPNGGVKLARNAEDITIQEIIKSLDKDYAIPECALGLPIFQNHKACPIHEEWTNLKIKMEQMVETVTIRELAEWDQKI
- the ric gene encoding iron-sulfur cluster repair di-iron protein — encoded protein: MMNNENLASKRIGDIVTENYHAAGVFKEFGIDFCCGGGKSLNEVCQKRDIALEEVVGKLLDIADSNTSGDHNYSEWEADFLIDYIINTHHSFVRKKTDEISAYAAKVARVYGEQYPENVEIFKSFVTLSNELTEHLEAEEATVFPLIKNISAKLKNGESLLEAEKEKLKGQLTLMEDDHDGAGQVMANIRKLSNDFTPPADACKTYQILYQNLAGFEEDLHKHVHLENNILFKKAEKLIAA
- a CDS encoding plastocyanin/azurin family copper-binding protein, which encodes MKTLIKTTLTLFLAVLFMNSGFAQSDDIRTITVIGQDNMQFSETLIEAEPGETIRIVLDVKSNMPPQAMSHNLAIVDLDTNVEEFVLASMAAPDTEYIAPEYEEQVIATTSMIGGGETSTIEFTVPDNPGEYEYVCTFPGHYFGGMKGILRVAETS
- a CDS encoding SCO family protein, producing MKLFQTLSTGLLILLVAQSAIAQHMNHNAMKAQPVQSEHSVYHMDASWTDHRGESFQLADLQGNPVVVVMFYGNCTQVCPILIRDARRVFEAVDESLRSEVNILAVTFDPENDTPEVLRNYAIKQDLNIPQWHFTTAKPADIRELAMLLGVQYAQKSDGHFSHSNLVTVLDERAELLTGWRD
- a CDS encoding formylglycine-generating enzyme family protein; the encoded protein is MTNFIQHITFIVLILATFMAGSEQAFAQENPIQIPGGSFHSILPEVEGEPIEVEDFYMDELAVTNADFLEFLEQNEEWRRSNIPAIYADSGYLKHWKDDLDPGENVKPYQPVTRISWFAANAYCRWAGGRLPTLNEWEYSAQLMDFDSAEEMNEFANELMGWYSAVDVQNTKTVGSTDIENRHGIKDQFGLIMEWVEDFKPPISNEISLDCGTVGRMQKLGNTYSYAASVRYITRMSFNPKMTTGMVGFRCAYDAGKTKQQAEKSL
- a CDS encoding multicopper oxidase domain-containing protein, encoding MRTFIKTITLLTFLVFSATHYLAHAQTTEYTIDGMTFGMPEAEVYTEDYDGPAVVGETITMLPNLAPLDYEGNKHHDIRMDILAQEIEVADGVRYRAWTFGGTVPGPVIHVKEGDRITFTMQNRSDEIVDISEPGAETSPYLKQISENPFMNPEGSIMPMPHSMDFHAGTVAKDDKWRTIAPGQTIKFDWVANYPGTYIYHCGTPSVLMHTAMGQHGVVVVSPKDGYPTDDQVDREYVVVQSEYYLTKGPGELYQYDFEAAQARNPSHVVFNGHQTVLHDQPLKANAGERVRLHFSNNGPSGTSSFHVIGGIFDRVWLEGHPFNEMRGMQTVLVGASGSATIDMIVPEEGKYILIDHEFADAEKGATGTLKAGPKK
- a CDS encoding CRTAC1 family protein, whose product is MSKRQRKITWASLSLSLVFLISTASVWWLVQSPGSASVTEAQGLTSKLDRDLPEDLPSILFQDVTQETGIQFKHFYGTRGSRITEDMGSGVAWIDYNNDGFQDLFVVNNAGPMDLSDEEFQQSPATSKLYRNNGNETFTDVTAESGLELRMHGMGTAWADIDNNGTIDCLVTGYNQLRLFSNNGDGTFNEITKKAGLDGFEDFWAGAAWGDVNNDGYIDLYVTGYLSYFEIPDVNEIKDLHEPPSINPSVFDPTGNLFFINNGDGTFREAAKELGLDNPQGKGLEATWVDLTNDHLPELYVTNDVSDNALYRNTNNFEFLDISYPAKAADYRGSMGLAVGDWNGDEDLDIFITHWIAQENAFYSNMWTDDGNDMLFFKDEADRYGLGQSSLDYVGWGTFFFDIDNDTRPDLFVANGHTNQLTDQPEKMIGMRDLLYWNRNNEDGFYEIGEVSGGYFSEELVGRGAAYADYNNDGKLDLFIVNHDGPGILLKNQTETANNWLKVELEGTTSNRSAYGTKLQLITPGGVQVKQVGMQASYLSHNSLVQHFGLRESETADSLIVEWPSGLIEEFANIPANREIKIIEGEGTYR